TTTCACCATAGGCGCGTGCTTTTAAGTTTTAAATAATTGGATATACTAAATTAGGTTGACAATAACAGCGTTAAATAAACCAGATTGACGTATTAATAAGTTTATTTTACACGGCATATGAGTGTATGTATCATTCCTCAAAAATGCCTTCTGAAGCTATTCTTACCCATTTACCCCGCCAGATGCTTAGCTCAATTACCATCTTATTAAACTATTTTGGCATACAAAGCCCCGGGGTAAGCTCAAATACGGGCGTCTGACACCTTAGTGTTTTGAAGTTTATTTGATTTGTTGTTTTGATATATTGGCAACAACCACATTAAATACTAACTTTGAAGTTATTGTAAACCAATTATTGCCTTGCATGCCCCAATGCATTGATATAGCGAACTTTAGAAATGGCGATGTAAATGCCTTTAAACTGATATTCGAAGAGTATTATCAGCGGCTATCTTATTTTACCCGCACTATAGTTGGTGATGAGGAGGCTGAGGACATTGTGCAGGAAACTTTTGTGAAGCTTTGGGAGCGAGCAGATACTTTTGATAACACTACTTCTATTAAGGCATTCTTATATCTAACCGCAAAAAACGCCTGCCTTAATGTTACCCGCCATAATAAGATCATCAAGCTGCACGAAACTCAGGCAACCGAAGTCAGCGAAGACAACCTGCTTTTCAATATCATCAGGCACGAGGTGATTGGCGAAATACGCGCCGCGGTTGATCAGCTACCCGAAGGTTACCGCAAAGTAATTTACCTAAGCTATTTTGAGGGCAAAACCAATCAGGAAACGGCCGAGATGCTCAACATCTCCATCAATACGGTTAAAACCCAAAAGCTGCGCGGCTTTAAAATTTTGCGCGAAGTGCTTAAACATTCTCCAGAAGGATTACTCATCCTATCGGCAATGTTTCACTCAGGCCTGTAGACTGGCCATTTTTACCTCAGAACATTTTTTAAAAAAAATTTAACATAGCTGTCACCCGGTTGGCGGGTACAGGTGTTTGTATCTCCAAATGAACCAAACAGAGCATCATATTTACATTGCCGGACTGATCAGTAAGCTGATGACAGGCAGCATTACTGCACCTGAGCAAGATAAGCTGGATAGCTGGGTGGCCGAAAGCGACCAAAATAAAGCGCTGTTTGAACAGTTGACTAACCCTGAGTATCTGCAGGCCGAAATTGATCAACCAACCCTGCAACAAAATGTTGCCTGGCAACAATTACAGGCAACACTTAATTTAGATACCCCGGTTAAACGCATCGGCTATAAAAAATGGCTGCGTGTTGCGGCTGCGGTTTTGGCTGCCGGTGTTGCGGCTTTGTTTGTTTATCATCCACATCAGCAAGCATCAGTTAACAATGT
This region of Mucilaginibacter yixingensis genomic DNA includes:
- a CDS encoding RNA polymerase sigma-70 factor, which produces MPQCIDIANFRNGDVNAFKLIFEEYYQRLSYFTRTIVGDEEAEDIVQETFVKLWERADTFDNTTSIKAFLYLTAKNACLNVTRHNKIIKLHETQATEVSEDNLLFNIIRHEVIGEIRAAVDQLPEGYRKVIYLSYFEGKTNQETAEMLNISINTVKTQKLRGFKILREVLKHSPEGLLILSAMFHSGL